One Desulfobacterales bacterium genomic region harbors:
- a CDS encoding tripartite tricarboxylate transporter TctB family protein, giving the protein MKKAEEIGFATLLVIIFAMFVILGWGYAKRPRIVPLTLSIPGLAFSVIHLANSIVKSKRAGKKQDADPEASAKKPLKHQKAPLPGEGRKILEVWAWIIVLALGINFLGFMIAIPIFLLAFLRFFAKRSWKISTIIAASFVLAVYLVFYVGLRTTL; this is encoded by the coding sequence ATGAAAAAAGCTGAAGAAATTGGCTTTGCGACATTACTGGTAATCATCTTCGCCATGTTTGTTATCCTGGGCTGGGGGTATGCCAAACGGCCGAGAATCGTTCCATTAACCCTCTCCATCCCGGGTTTGGCCTTTTCGGTTATTCATCTTGCCAATTCAATCGTAAAGTCTAAACGTGCAGGCAAAAAGCAGGATGCAGACCCTGAAGCCTCCGCTAAAAAGCCGCTTAAACACCAGAAGGCGCCGCTGCCGGGTGAAGGCCGCAAAATCCTTGAAGTCTGGGCATGGATCATTGTCCTGGCCTTGGGAATCAATTTTTTGGGCTTTATGATAGCGATACCGATTTTTCTTTTGGCGTTTCTCAGGTTTTTTGCCAAACGTTCCTGGAAAATCAGTACGATTATTGCCGCTTCATTTGTCCTGGCAGTTTACCTGGTGTTTTACGTTGGCCTCAGAACAACGCTTTAA